One part of the Candidatus Defluviilinea gracilis genome encodes these proteins:
- a CDS encoding NAD-dependent epimerase/dehydratase family protein — MKYFITGATGFVGGEIVRQLVKAGHNVRAVVRDPQKAKWMEKLGVKLHKGDVTDKESMREAMTGVDGVFHVAGWYKYSAKAKDKQDGYNINVHGTRNVLELMRELKIPKGVYTSTCAVNSDTKGKIVDETYRFTGKHLTQYDRTKAAAHEIAKDFIAKGLPLVIAMPGGIYGPDDKSPMGNGIRDLLQGKFPVIPTKFGVCYDHIEDTARGHILMMEKGKIGETYIIAGEPHTLVEVYKFTCEIAGVKMPTIAPYQLMKILSVLVMPIARFMPEIYSPDALRSLAGVTYWGDSSKAKRELGLTQRPFREGWGTLIRHEMKLLGM; from the coding sequence ATGAAATATTTCATTACAGGCGCGACAGGTTTTGTGGGCGGCGAGATCGTTCGGCAACTCGTCAAAGCAGGGCATAACGTCCGCGCTGTTGTGCGTGACCCGCAAAAAGCAAAATGGATGGAAAAGCTCGGCGTCAAACTGCACAAAGGTGATGTGACCGACAAAGAGTCCATGCGCGAGGCGATGACAGGCGTGGACGGCGTGTTCCATGTGGCGGGCTGGTACAAATATTCGGCAAAGGCGAAAGACAAGCAGGACGGCTACAACATCAACGTGCATGGCACGCGCAACGTCCTCGAGTTGATGCGGGAATTGAAAATCCCAAAGGGCGTGTACACCAGCACCTGCGCGGTCAACTCCGATACCAAAGGAAAGATCGTAGACGAGACGTATCGCTTCACTGGCAAACATCTCACCCAGTACGATCGCACAAAAGCCGCCGCGCACGAAATCGCAAAAGACTTCATCGCAAAAGGACTACCATTGGTCATCGCCATGCCCGGAGGCATTTACGGACCTGACGATAAATCTCCCATGGGAAATGGCATACGAGATCTCTTACAAGGGAAGTTTCCTGTGATCCCAACGAAATTCGGCGTGTGCTACGACCACATAGAAGACACCGCGCGCGGACACATCCTCATGATGGAGAAGGGCAAGATCGGCGAAACATACATCATCGCGGGCGAACCGCACACGCTTGTGGAAGTCTATAAATTTACGTGCGAGATCGCAGGCGTGAAAATGCCGACAATCGCGCCGTATCAATTGATGAAGATACTCTCTGTGCTTGTAATGCCCATAGCAAGATTCATGCCTGAAATCTATTCCCCGGACGCCCTGCGCTCCCTTGCGGGCGTGACCTATTGGGGCGACAGCAGTAAAGCCAAACGCGAACTGGGACTGACACAACGTCCCTTCCGCGAAGGCTGGGGAACGCTCATCCGTCACGAGATGAAACTACTTGGAATGTAG
- a CDS encoding TetR family transcriptional regulator, translated as MTRDELIETAAQVFRQKGYHGASMEDIAAAVHLRKASLYHHFSSKQEILLEILDRALQLLLDKISAITEQTISADKKLRLMIRQYLQILAENVDLAAVLLFEHRALERRQHARHIPSRDKFESLWKDVIAEGVSKKIFKCDDPPMAVRALLGQLNWTITWYSPDGDKSIEEIADEYSNLLLNGLLK; from the coding sequence ATGACACGAGACGAACTCATCGAAACCGCCGCGCAGGTCTTTCGTCAGAAAGGCTATCATGGCGCGTCCATGGAAGATATTGCCGCCGCCGTGCATCTACGCAAGGCGAGCCTGTATCACCATTTTTCATCCAAGCAGGAAATTCTGCTCGAAATTTTAGACCGCGCCCTGCAATTGCTCCTCGACAAGATTTCCGCCATCACCGAACAAACTATTTCCGCCGACAAGAAACTGCGGTTGATGATCCGACAATATCTGCAGATCCTGGCAGAGAATGTGGACCTCGCCGCAGTTTTGCTTTTTGAACACCGCGCCCTCGAGCGCAGGCAACATGCGCGTCATATTCCCAGCCGCGATAAATTCGAATCGCTCTGGAAAGATGTGATTGCCGAGGGCGTGAGCAAGAAAATTTTCAAATGTGACGACCCGCCAATGGCTGTCCGCGCGTTGCTGGGGCAATTGAATTGGACGATCACGTGGTACTCGCCCGACGGCGACAAATCCATCGAAGAGATCGCCGACGAATATTCCAACTTGTTGCTGAACGGATTGTTGAAATGA
- a CDS encoding MBL fold metallo-hydrolase — translation MNASFATFESAGGARIFRLPLQVFPNFWAYAYVVQHAHETYLIDAGSGTDTSHEDLLNGLKQAGLAPSDLTHILLTHAHIDHYGGLSKLKPLTNAVIGCHELDVQTVAHHDSDLALMSTRVASFLTSAGLAEETRDSLLGIYRFTKSLYQSVPVDLTYESQNMRVGPFEMIHLPGHCAGHVAMRLDDVVFCGDMVVEGVTPHLFPETIGAYNGLSHYLDSLERLQAWANGTRLILNGHDEVITNLPEKIDATHRNILRRMSKAVDALAEPLTVAEISVAVYGKAEGYSQLLVVEKTGAYVEYFYEHDMIEVVNADEVEQGLPPMYRRMGGEDVLLKELERNVNKETGIQVDM, via the coding sequence ATGAACGCATCGTTCGCCACCTTTGAGTCTGCGGGCGGTGCAAGAATCTTTCGCCTTCCGCTTCAAGTCTTCCCGAATTTTTGGGCGTATGCGTATGTTGTTCAACACGCTCACGAAACGTATCTCATTGATGCTGGCTCGGGGACAGACACCTCGCACGAAGATTTGCTGAACGGACTCAAGCAAGCGGGACTCGCTCCATCTGATTTAACTCACATCCTTTTGACTCACGCGCACATTGACCACTACGGCGGACTCTCCAAATTGAAACCGCTTACGAACGCGGTCATCGGATGTCACGAATTGGATGTGCAAACCGTGGCGCATCACGATTCAGACCTTGCGTTGATGAGTACCCGCGTCGCCTCTTTCCTGACGTCGGCTGGACTCGCTGAAGAGACGCGTGATTCGCTCCTCGGCATTTACCGCTTCACGAAGAGCCTCTATCAATCCGTTCCCGTGGACTTGACATACGAGTCGCAAAACATGCGAGTCGGTCCATTTGAGATGATCCATTTGCCAGGACATTGCGCGGGTCACGTGGCGATGCGGCTGGACGATGTCGTCTTCTGCGGCGACATGGTCGTGGAAGGCGTCACTCCGCATTTGTTCCCAGAAACCATCGGCGCATACAACGGACTGAGTCACTACCTCGACTCGCTTGAGAGATTGCAGGCTTGGGCAAACGGAACGCGTTTGATCTTGAACGGTCACGACGAAGTCATCACGAACCTCCCCGAAAAAATTGACGCGACACATAGAAATATCCTCCGCCGCATGAGCAAGGCTGTGGATGCGCTTGCGGAGCCGCTCACTGTCGCCGAAATTTCCGTGGCGGTGTATGGCAAAGCGGAGGGATATAGCCAATTGCTCGTCGTTGAAAAGACAGGCGCGTACGTTGAATATTTCTACGAGCATGACATGATTGAAGTGGTCAACGCCGATGAAGTGGAGCAGGGATTGCCGCCGATGTATCGCAGAATGGGCGGCGAAGATGTTTTGTTGAAGGAATTGGAAAGAAACGTAAACAAGGAAACAGGTATACAGGTAGACATGTAG
- a CDS encoding acyl-CoA dehydrogenase family protein has protein sequence MYSFDPTEEQQMLMDAVKKYAENDLRPAAHDAEESNELPKKLISKGWELGLLQASIPESYGGFGERSAITGALAIEEMAFGDLAGTLAVMTPSLFATPILLAGSEEQKKEYLPKIVAGEWSPFTAALIEYAFDFDPNDLKTTATLQGENYVLNGEKAFVPFARGAESMLVYANLDGQSQAFIVGKEAAGLSIGEEREKLMSLNALPMYRVKLEDVKVPVANRLGGAAGHDFDVLLASMRIANAATAVGVANAAFEYSMNYAKEREAFGVKIAQKQAIAFMLAEMRTEIEAMRLLTWEAAWKLDQRREGASNEAYLASTGAADMAMMVTDRAVQILGGHGYIREHPVEMWMRNGRGFAMFTGLAIV, from the coding sequence ATGTACTCATTCGACCCGACTGAAGAACAACAGATGCTCATGGACGCGGTGAAGAAATACGCCGAAAACGATCTGCGTCCCGCCGCGCATGATGCGGAGGAGAGCAACGAACTGCCGAAGAAACTGATCAGCAAAGGCTGGGAACTTGGACTCTTGCAAGCCTCGATTCCCGAATCCTATGGCGGATTTGGTGAACGCAGTGCAATAACTGGCGCGCTGGCAATCGAAGAGATGGCGTTCGGCGACCTGGCTGGCACGCTGGCGGTGATGACTCCGAGTCTGTTTGCGACGCCGATTCTGCTGGCGGGCAGTGAAGAGCAGAAGAAGGAATACCTGCCGAAGATCGTTGCGGGCGAGTGGAGTCCGTTCACTGCCGCGTTGATTGAGTATGCTTTTGACTTCGACCCGAACGATTTGAAGACGACAGCGACGCTTCAGGGCGAGAATTATGTTCTCAACGGCGAGAAGGCGTTTGTCCCGTTTGCGAGGGGAGCCGAATCCATGCTCGTGTACGCGAATCTCGATGGGCAGAGTCAAGCCTTCATCGTCGGAAAAGAAGCGGCGGGGTTGTCCATCGGCGAGGAGCGCGAGAAGTTGATGAGTCTCAACGCGCTGCCGATGTATCGCGTCAAGTTGGAGGATGTGAAAGTCCCTGTTGCGAATCGACTCGGCGGCGCGGCGGGTCACGATTTTGATGTCCTGCTCGCTTCGATGCGAATCGCCAATGCCGCGACAGCTGTCGGCGTTGCGAATGCCGCGTTTGAATATTCGATGAACTATGCAAAAGAGCGCGAGGCGTTCGGCGTGAAGATCGCGCAGAAGCAAGCCATCGCGTTCATGCTCGCCGAGATGCGGACGGAGATCGAAGCGATGCGTTTGCTCACGTGGGAAGCCGCGTGGAAGTTGGACCAAAGACGCGAAGGCGCGAGCAACGAAGCGTATCTCGCATCCACTGGCGCGGCGGATATGGCGATGATGGTCACCGACCGCGCTGTGCAAATTCTCGGCGGACATGGCTACATCCGCGAACATCCTGTTGAGATGTGGATGAGGAATGGACGCGGATTCGCAATGTTCACCGGACTTGCAATCGTATAA
- a CDS encoding acyl-CoA dehydrogenase family protein codes for MPIEFEAPKPITNAQFVLKTVAEEMMRPKSRYFDEHEHEIPWDYIEFMHSAMKAMGGSSLAPKENGNGKDAEKEKRPPIGYQLIAAQLEALSWGDVGMYHCLPGGGLGAAAVHSAGTADQRAKFLSRFNGDKPTFAAMCITEAGAGSDNSAIRTRAVLDEKTNEWVINGEKIFVTGGDKSFTEYEKLGRGFIVVWASIDPSAGRAGMRAFVVEGGTKGVKVVKLEHKMGIRVSDTAAISLVDARVPFENILGSPTVEKNMAGFKKAMATFDATRPLVAATGVGVARAALDFLKEKLAESGVKIRYGLPRQKLTSIERDVIDMEIMLKSSWLMVIKATWMADNKKPNALEASMSKVKAGDVTTKITQKVVEILGPLGYSREFLAEKWMRDAKITDIYEGTGQINRLVVARQILGYSGAELR; via the coding sequence ATGCCAATCGAATTTGAAGCGCCGAAACCAATTACCAACGCGCAGTTTGTGTTGAAAACTGTCGCCGAGGAGATGATGCGACCGAAGTCGCGTTACTTCGACGAGCACGAACACGAGATTCCCTGGGACTACATCGAGTTCATGCACTCTGCCATGAAAGCGATGGGCGGAAGTTCGCTCGCGCCGAAAGAAAATGGAAACGGCAAAGATGCTGAAAAAGAAAAGCGACCGCCGATCGGATATCAATTGATCGCCGCGCAGTTGGAGGCGTTGTCGTGGGGTGACGTGGGGATGTATCACTGTTTACCAGGCGGCGGACTCGGCGCGGCGGCGGTTCACTCCGCAGGGACGGCTGATCAGCGTGCGAAATTTTTATCACGCTTCAACGGGGACAAACCCACGTTCGCGGCGATGTGCATCACCGAGGCGGGCGCAGGCTCGGACAATTCCGCCATCCGCACGCGCGCGGTGTTGGACGAAAAGACCAACGAATGGGTGATCAACGGCGAGAAGATCTTCGTCACTGGCGGCGACAAGTCGTTCACCGAATATGAAAAACTCGGGCGCGGCTTCATCGTCGTGTGGGCTTCGATTGATCCCTCGGCGGGGCGGGCAGGGATGCGGGCGTTCGTCGTCGAGGGCGGGACAAAGGGTGTGAAGGTCGTCAAGTTGGAACACAAGATGGGAATCCGAGTCAGCGACACGGCGGCGATCTCGCTCGTGGACGCAAGAGTCCCATTCGAGAATATTCTTGGAAGTCCCACCGTCGAGAAGAACATGGCGGGATTCAAAAAGGCGATGGCGACGTTCGATGCGACTCGTCCCCTCGTCGCCGCGACAGGCGTCGGCGTGGCAAGAGCCGCTCTCGATTTCCTGAAAGAGAAACTCGCCGAGAGCGGAGTCAAAATCCGTTATGGGTTGCCGCGTCAGAAATTGACGTCCATCGAACGGGATGTGATTGACATGGAGATCATGCTCAAGTCGTCGTGGCTGATGGTCATCAAGGCGACGTGGATGGCGGACAACAAAAAGCCGAACGCGCTCGAGGCTTCGATGAGCAAGGTGAAGGCAGGCGATGTGACGACGAAGATCACGCAGAAGGTCGTCGAGATTTTGGGTCCGCTTGGGTACAGCCGCGAGTTCCTCGCCGAGAAGTGGATGCGCGACGCGAAGATCACAGATATTTACGAGGGGACGGGGCAGATCAATCGTCTCGTGGTGGCGAGGCAGATATTGGGGTATTCGGGAGCGGAGTTGAGGTGA